The following nucleotide sequence is from Desulfobulbaceae bacterium.
TAACAATGAACACTCCAGTCACTGAAACCAATTTTCCGGAACTCACCTTGGTCCATCGGGGTAAAGTTCGTGATCTGTACGACTTGGGCGATTGTTTGCTCATGGTTGCCACAGACCGAATTTCGGCCTTTGATGTTGTGATGAATGATCCCATTCCTTCGAAGGGAGCGGTATTGACCAAGCTCTCTCTGTTCTGGTTTGACTACCTCAAAGATATCGTGCCCAATCATCTGCTGACGGCCGATGTTAATCAATATCCGGCAATCTGTGCCCCGTACCGGGAGCAATTGGCAGGACGCAGCATGGTTGTGCGCAAGGCTAAACCGTTGACGGTTGAGTGTATTGTCAGGGGGTATATCTCTGGTTCGTTCTGGAAGGCGTATAAAAGAAATCCGGTGGTATGTGGCTTTTCGTTGCCAACTGGGCTTCAGGAGTCGGAGAAGTTTCCTCAGACCCTGTTTACGCCATCGACTAAGGCGGAACTA
It contains:
- a CDS encoding phosphoribosylaminoimidazolesuccinocarboxamide synthase is translated as MNTPVTETNFPELTLVHRGKVRDLYDLGDCLLMVATDRISAFDVVMNDPIPSKGAVLTKLSLFWFDYLKDIVPNHLLTADVNQYPAICAPYREQLAGRSMVVRKAKPLTVECIVRGYISGSFWKAYKRNPVVCGFSLPTGLQESEKFPQTLFTPSTKAELGAHDENISIEQMREIIGVAETDKIADISVRLYEKAADYARQRGIIIADTKFELGWCDGELILIDEVLTPDSSRFWPVDDYAIGRGQASFDKQFLRDYLLSLDWPQSPPPPPLPEEIVAKTRARYIEALERITGASL